aggtaaattttttatacctgttTGGACtgcaaatttatcaaaataatgGGTTTTGCTATACTCTTATTGATAATCCAATGCTTAGGTACCGACATTAGAGCCTCTTCCATTACCGCAACCTTCCCCAAATTTGGGTCTCCGGCCAATTCAACTCTTAGAAATCAAAGCTCGCGGTCGTTTTGGGGCTGTGTGGAAAGCACAGCTGAAAAACGATGTTGTTGCTGTCAAAGTTTTTCCCATCCAAGATAAGCAATCTTGGCAGTCAGAGCAAGAAATATTTAAACTGGCGCATATGGATCATGAAGACATATTACGCTATATAGGAGTTGAAAAGCGAGGGGACAACCTTCAAGCTGAGTTTTGGTTAATAACTGCGTATCATGAGAAAGGATCGCTATGTGACTTCCTTAAGGCTAATGTTGTCACATGGCCTGAAATGTGCAAAATTGCGGAGTCTATGGCAAGGTAGGAGAATagatgataaattatttaaactcTGATGACAATTTGAGCCGTATCTTTAATTTGATACCATCAAAGTCTGGTTATGAATATTCACTTTACTTAGGGGCCTAATGCATCTGCACGAGGAAATACCAGCAAATAAAGCTGATGGATACAAGCCAGCAGTCGCGCATCGTGattttaaatcgaaaaatgttcTCCTTAAAGCTGACATGAGTGCCTGTATAGCTGACTTTGGGTTAGCTTTAATCTTTCATCCTGGGAAGCCATGCGGTGATACGCACGGACAGGTAGAGATAGTATGAATTTTATGCTATTTACTTATACAACTTAGAAACAAGGTTCAAGTGCGTTTGCTTAACACTACGAAACATttcttgaatattattattcagaaAGTTCTAAATTTGTCTGTAAGGGTAAGTCGCAAAACAAGTATATGCGATCTTTCACCCATGATCGAGGGCTTATTGCATTGACAATACAAACGTTGtcacataaaaattttcatgcctTCTCGTCTCCCGTTAACATTATAAGCTTCAACCTTGTGTTCAAAACTAGACTCTTCAACACAgccaaattttattcacgaaaCAAACATACATACCTGTATCAATGTGTATACACCATAGGTTGGTACCAGACGTTATATGGCTCCTGAGGTACTGGAAGGTGCAATTAACTTTACCCGTGATTCGTTTTTGCGGATCGACATGTATGCTTGCGGATTGGTGCTGTGGGAATTAGCATCAAGATGTACTGTCCAAGATGTAAGCATTCTTTGGAATTACTTCTCCATTAATTCGTTTTCCCACTTATAATTCTggcaattatcaaaaaaatattgagttaTCATCTTGTTTACAACAGGGTCCCATTGGAGAATACAGACTTCCTTTTGAGGAGGAAGTTGGCCTTCACCCAACATTAGAAGACATGCAGGAGAGCGTTGTTGTTAAGAAGGAACGCCCTCTCATATTAGAAACTTGGCGAAAGCACCCGGTAAATATCCCGACTACATCAAATTTCCCTATCAGCTTTCATTATTTACTCattattacttttctttttggtTGGCAATCCCTAGGGTCTTTTATCACTCTGTGACACAATGGAAGAGTGTTGGGATCATGATGCTGAAGCTCGATTGTCAGCATCGTGTGTTATGGAGAGAGTTGTTACATTAGGCAGAATGTTACATCTTAACTCATCTACTTTGATACGCATGGACCACAATAATGAGTCTCTTACCACCAAGGAATCTAGTATGTAgttaatttgtatgtatattagcTGTAGCTGCACAGCACAACACCACTTCCTGTTCCATATATTGCTTTACGTGCCAATATGAAGCAATCGTAATCATGaggtcaatttttatttaatatttggCAGCTATAAACATTTGAGACACGACTTTGCAATCGTTAATATAGCACGACTCGATAGAGTTGGAACAATATCCCTACTCGACATCAGCCAGTTCCAAACTGTGATTAAAATGTCGTATTTGTTTCCCAATGGCCACATACTGTCCAAGATTCATTTAATTTGTGGTGCTTGTGCAAATTGAATGTAtgacaaattatttaaaaccgATGACAGTCGAATAGATATGGAAACAAATAAGTAGTTGTGTACACGTTAAAAGTTGACTACTCAAAACGAGTCTGCTGGCCCAAATGCCCTTCAATGAATTGTACCATGGGTTTATGAAAAAAGCACGGGCAAACGTATGTTTGGGATAAATCTTGTTAATTTGAACAGTAATAAGTTTGCTACTCTTCAAGTAGAATGATTCATTCTCTCCCCTATAATTCTGTATGGATTCATTTCGGTTCTCAATTATTACCTGTAGAATACCACCTATTCACTTCATCGTTGTTAGTGAAATCTGAAACATTAAAGCGGACCTTGTTAACTGTTGCAACACATATCTTAATAAATTTACGGAAATGAAACAGtggtacaaaaaatattcagctcGCATTGGCAGCAATTAATCCTAATAAATCGAATATTGCAACATTGAGTGGAGTACATAGAAAGATGCAAGTACCTTtcttttattcgaataaacTGAATCTTccaaaatatacaaataactATTAAAACTGTTTTTAAAGTCTTGTCTCTTATCTTCTTCTATTATAATTCTTTGGTACTCActacaatatataattttagtaTGGAGTAATTTGTAGATTGAAGTGAAATTGTTTGCTTCTTGG
The Neodiprion fabricii isolate iyNeoFabr1 chromosome 1, iyNeoFabr1.1, whole genome shotgun sequence DNA segment above includes these coding regions:
- the LOC124188143 gene encoding activin receptor type-2A isoform X1 codes for the protein MPSYLMILPCLLGLLVMFTGTSFAHDIKGVTYCEFYNESMCVDQQKNCFKQEECIPQESNTRHHCYVLWERNSTTGQTNIRMKGCFLDNPDCYDKLECIEKRNERKERIKLFFCCCDGNMCNQNYTWDPTQSPPQIDDNHPEGERKPVPNDQQHYITIVVSVSIPMLLLAFILLSLHWFYRQRKLAYFNEVPTLEPLPLPQPSPNLGLRPIQLLEIKARGRFGAVWKAQLKNDVVAVKVFPIQDKQSWQSEQEIFKLAHMDHEDILRYIGVEKRGDNLQAEFWLITAYHEKGSLCDFLKANVVTWPEMCKIAESMARGLMHLHEEIPANKADGYKPAVAHRDFKSKNVLLKADMSACIADFGLALIFHPGKPCGDTHGQVEIVGTRRYMAPEVLEGAINFTRDSFLRIDMYACGLVLWELASRCTVQDGPIGEYRLPFEEEVGLHPTLEDMQESVVVKKERPLILETWRKHPGLLSLCDTMEECWDHDAEARLSASCVMERVVTLGRMLHLNSSTLIRMDHNNESLTTKESSM
- the LOC124188143 gene encoding activin receptor type-2A isoform X3 → MPSYLMILPCLLGLLGTSFAHDIKGVTYCEFYNESMCVDQQKNCFKQEECIPQESNTRHHCYVLWERNSTTGQTNIRMKGCFLDNPDCYDKLECIEKRNERKERIKLFFCCCDGNMCNQNYTWDPTQSPPQIDDNHPEGERKPVPNDQQHYITIVVSVSIPMLLLAFILLSLHWFYRQRKLAYFNEVPTLEPLPLPQPSPNLGLRPIQLLEIKARGRFGAVWKAQLKNDVVAVKVFPIQDKQSWQSEQEIFKLAHMDHEDILRYIGVEKRGDNLQAEFWLITAYHEKGSLCDFLKANVVTWPEMCKIAESMARGLMHLHEEIPANKADGYKPAVAHRDFKSKNVLLKADMSACIADFGLALIFHPGKPCGDTHGQVEIVGTRRYMAPEVLEGAINFTRDSFLRIDMYACGLVLWELASRCTVQDGPIGEYRLPFEEEVGLHPTLEDMQESVVVKKERPLILETWRKHPGLLSLCDTMEECWDHDAEARLSASCVMERVVTLGRMLHLNSSTLIRMDHNNESLTTKESSM
- the LOC124188143 gene encoding activin receptor type-2A isoform X2; this encodes MPSYLMILPCLLGLLVMFTGTSFAHDIKGVTYCEFYNESMCVDQQKNCFKQEECIPQESNTRHHCYVLWERNSTTGQTNIRMKGCFLDNPDCYDKLECIEKRNERKERIKLFFCCCDGNMCNQNYTWDPTQSPPQIDDNHPEGERKPVPNDQQHYITIVVSVSIPMLLLAFILLSLHWFYRQRKLAYFNEVPTLEPLPLPQPSPNLGLRPIQLLEIKARGRFGAVWKAQLKNDVVAVKVFPIQDKQSWQSEQEIFKLAHMDHEDILRYIGVEKRGDNLQAEFWLITAYHEKGSLCDFLKANVVTWPEMCKIAESMARGLMHLHEEIPANKADGYKPAVAHRDFKSKNVLLKADMSACIADFGLALIFHPGKPCGDTHGQVGTRRYMAPEVLEGAINFTRDSFLRIDMYACGLVLWELASRCTVQDGPIGEYRLPFEEEVGLHPTLEDMQESVVVKKERPLILETWRKHPGLLSLCDTMEECWDHDAEARLSASCVMERVVTLGRMLHLNSSTLIRMDHNNESLTTKESSM
- the LOC124188143 gene encoding activin receptor type-2A isoform X4 — translated: MPSYLMILPCLLGLLGTSFAHDIKGVTYCEFYNESMCVDQQKNCFKQEECIPQESNTRHHCYVLWERNSTTGQTNIRMKGCFLDNPDCYDKLECIEKRNERKERIKLFFCCCDGNMCNQNYTWDPTQSPPQIDDNHPEGERKPVPNDQQHYITIVVSVSIPMLLLAFILLSLHWFYRQRKLAYFNEVPTLEPLPLPQPSPNLGLRPIQLLEIKARGRFGAVWKAQLKNDVVAVKVFPIQDKQSWQSEQEIFKLAHMDHEDILRYIGVEKRGDNLQAEFWLITAYHEKGSLCDFLKANVVTWPEMCKIAESMARGLMHLHEEIPANKADGYKPAVAHRDFKSKNVLLKADMSACIADFGLALIFHPGKPCGDTHGQVGTRRYMAPEVLEGAINFTRDSFLRIDMYACGLVLWELASRCTVQDGPIGEYRLPFEEEVGLHPTLEDMQESVVVKKERPLILETWRKHPGLLSLCDTMEECWDHDAEARLSASCVMERVVTLGRMLHLNSSTLIRMDHNNESLTTKESSM